Proteins from one Bacteroides zhangwenhongii genomic window:
- a CDS encoding AMP-binding protein, whose product MEQSFIAYIENSIKNNWDLDALTDYKGATLQYKDVARKIEKLHIIFEESGIRKGDKIAVCGRNSSHWGVTFLATLTYGAVIVPILHEFKADNVHNIVNHSEAKLLFVGDMVWENLNESAMPLLEGILMMNDFTLLVSRSERLTYAREHLNEMFGKKFPKNFRKEHVAYHKDEPEELAVINYTSGTTSYSKGVMLPYRSLWSNTKFAYEVLDLKAGDKIVSMLPMAHMYGLAFEFLYEFSVGCHIYFLTRMPSPKIIFQAFEEVKPNLIVAVPLIIEKIIKKSVLPKLETPAMKILLKVPIINDKIKATVREEMIKAFGGEFKAVIVGGAAFNQEVEQFLKMIDFPYTVGYGMTECGPIICYEDWRKFKPGSCGKAVPRMDVQVLSSDPENIVGEIVCKGPNVMLGYYKNEEATREVIDKDGWLHTGDLALMDAEGNVTIKGRSKNLLLSASGQNIYPEEIEDKLNNLPYVSESIIVQQNEKLVGLVYPDFDDAFAHGLKNEDIERVMEENRVALNAMLPAYSQISKMKIYPEEFEKTPKKSIKRYLYQEAKG is encoded by the coding sequence ATGGAACAAAGTTTTATAGCTTACATTGAGAATAGTATCAAGAATAATTGGGATCTGGATGCCCTGACCGATTATAAGGGCGCCACCTTACAGTATAAAGACGTAGCTCGCAAAATAGAGAAACTCCATATCATTTTCGAGGAAAGCGGAATCCGCAAGGGAGACAAGATTGCCGTTTGCGGAAGAAACAGTTCGCATTGGGGTGTGACGTTCCTCGCCACACTGACATACGGAGCGGTTATCGTCCCTATTCTTCATGAATTTAAGGCGGACAACGTCCACAATATCGTCAACCATTCCGAAGCGAAATTACTGTTTGTAGGCGATATGGTATGGGAAAACCTGAACGAGTCGGCAATGCCTCTATTGGAAGGTATTCTGATGATGAATGACTTCACTTTGCTGGTTTCACGCAGCGAACGTCTGACATACGCCCGCGAACATCTGAACGAGATGTTCGGTAAGAAATTCCCTAAAAACTTCCGTAAAGAACACGTCGCTTATCATAAGGACGAGCCGGAGGAGCTGGCTGTCATCAATTATACTTCGGGAACAACAAGCTACTCCAAAGGGGTTATGCTCCCCTACCGCAGTTTGTGGTCAAATACGAAGTTCGCCTACGAAGTACTCGACTTGAAGGCCGGAGACAAGATTGTGTCTATGCTTCCGATGGCGCATATGTATGGTCTGGCATTCGAATTCCTTTATGAATTTTCCGTCGGTTGCCACATCTACTTCCTGACCCGTATGCCTAGTCCGAAGATAATCTTCCAGGCTTTCGAAGAGGTAAAACCGAATCTGATTGTCGCTGTTCCGCTTATCATCGAAAAGATTATCAAGAAGAGTGTACTTCCGAAACTGGAAACTCCGGCAATGAAGATTTTGCTGAAAGTGCCTATCATCAACGATAAGATTAAAGCTACGGTACGCGAAGAGATGATTAAGGCGTTCGGAGGAGAATTTAAGGCGGTAATCGTAGGAGGTGCCGCTTTCAATCAAGAGGTTGAACAGTTCCTGAAAATGATCGATTTCCCTTATACCGTAGGATATGGAATGACGGAATGCGGTCCGATCATCTGTTACGAAGACTGGAGGAAGTTCAAACCGGGTTCTTGCGGAAAAGCCGTACCCCGTATGGATGTACAGGTCCTTTCCTCCGACCCGGAAAATATCGTTGGCGAAATCGTTTGTAAAGGTCCTAACGTAATGCTGGGATACTACAAGAATGAGGAAGCTACCAGAGAAGTGATCGACAAAGACGGTTGGCTGCATACCGGTGATCTGGCTTTGATGGATGCCGAAGGGAATGTTACCATCAAAGGACGTAGCAAGAACCTTCTGTTGAGCGCCAGTGGACAGAATATCTATCCGGAAGAGATAGAAGATAAATTAAATAATCTGCCGTATGTATCCGAAAGCATTATCGTTCAGCAGAATGAGAAACTTGTCGGTTTGGTTTATCCGGATTTCGATGACGCTTTCGCACACGGTCTGAAGAATGAAGACATCGAGCGGGTGATGGAAGAAAACCGGGTGGCATTGAATGCCATGTTACCGGCGTACAGCCAGATTTCAAAGATGAAGATATACCCGGAAGAGTTTGAAAAGACACCGAAGAAGAGTATCAAACGATACTTGTATCAGGAGGCTAAAGGATGA
- a CDS encoding GDP-L-fucose synthase family protein, translating to MEKNAKIYVAGHHGLVGSAIWKNLQDKGYTNLVGRTHKELDLLDGVAVRKFFDEEQPEYVFLAAAFVGGIMANSIYRADFIYKNLQIQQNVIGESFRHNVKKLLFLGSTCIYPRDAEQPMKEDVLLTSPLEYTNEPYAIAKIAGLKMCESFNLQYGTNYIAVMPTNLYGPNDNFDLERSHVLPAMIRKIHLAHCLKEGNWEAVRKDMNLRPVEGVNGDSPKEEILAILKKYGISETEVTLWGTGTPLREFLWSEEMADASVFVMEHVDFKDTYKEGSKDIRNCHINIGTGKEITIRQLAERIVETVGYQGKLTFDSSKPDGTMRKLTDPSKLHSLGWHHKIEIEEGVQRMYEWYLK from the coding sequence ATGGAAAAGAATGCAAAGATATATGTAGCAGGACATCACGGTCTTGTGGGATCTGCTATCTGGAAAAATTTGCAGGATAAAGGATATACCAATCTGGTAGGCCGCACCCACAAGGAACTCGATCTATTGGATGGTGTAGCTGTCCGTAAATTCTTCGATGAGGAACAGCCGGAATATGTTTTCCTTGCCGCTGCTTTCGTAGGCGGTATCATGGCAAACAGTATCTACCGTGCCGACTTTATCTACAAGAATCTGCAGATTCAACAGAATGTAATCGGTGAGAGCTTCCGCCATAATGTAAAGAAACTGCTGTTCTTAGGCAGCACGTGCATTTATCCGCGTGATGCGGAACAGCCGATGAAAGAGGATGTATTGCTCACTTCTCCGCTGGAATATACCAACGAGCCGTATGCAATCGCCAAAATCGCCGGATTGAAGATGTGCGAAAGTTTCAACCTGCAATATGGCACGAATTATATCGCTGTCATGCCGACGAATCTCTACGGACCGAATGATAATTTCGATTTGGAACGCAGCCATGTACTGCCTGCCATGATCCGGAAAATCCATCTGGCACATTGCCTGAAAGAGGGTAACTGGGAAGCTGTACGCAAGGATATGAACCTGCGTCCGGTAGAAGGTGTCAACGGAGACAGTCCGAAAGAAGAAATTTTGGCCATTCTGAAGAAGTACGGCATCAGCGAAACGGAAGTGACGCTTTGGGGTACCGGAACTCCGCTTCGCGAGTTTCTTTGGAGCGAGGAAATGGCTGATGCCAGCGTCTTCGTAATGGAGCACGTAGACTTCAAAGATACCTATAAAGAAGGTAGCAAAGATATCCGCAACTGCCACATCAATATCGGCACCGGTAAGGAAATCACCATCCGTCAGCTGGCCGAGCGTATTGTAGAGACTGTAGGGTATCAAGGAAAACTGACCTTCGACAGCAGCAAACCGGACGGCACTATGCGCAAGCTGACCGATCCTTCGAAACTGCACTCTTTGGGGTGGCACCACAAAATTGAAATCGAGGAAGGCGTACAAAGAATGTACGAATGGTACTTGAAATAG
- the gmd gene encoding GDP-mannose 4,6-dehydratase codes for MKKALISGITGQDGSYLAEFLLQKGYEVHGILRRSSSFNTGRIEHLYFDEWVRDMKQKRTINLHYGDMTDSSSLIRIIQQVQPDEIYNLAAQSHVKVSFDVPEYTAEADAVGTLRMLEAVRILGLEKKTRIYQASTSELFGKVQEVPQKETTPFYPRSPYGVAKQYGFWITKNYRESYGMFAVNGILFNHESERRGETFVTRKISLAAARIAQGEQDKLYLGNLDARRDWGYAKDYVECMWLILQHDVPEDFVIATGEMHTVREFATLAFKEAGIELRWEGEGVNEKGIDVATGKALVEVDPKYFRPSEVEQLLGDPTKAKTLLNWNPRKTSFEELVSIMVRHDMEKVKRMIATKH; via the coding sequence ATGAAAAAAGCCCTAATATCAGGCATTACCGGGCAGGATGGTTCTTATCTTGCCGAGTTTCTATTGCAAAAAGGTTATGAAGTGCACGGTATTCTCCGTCGTTCTTCTTCGTTCAATACCGGACGTATTGAACATTTGTATTTTGACGAGTGGGTACGCGACATGAAACAGAAACGTACGATCAATCTGCATTATGGGGATATGACAGATTCTAGTTCGTTAATCCGAATCATTCAACAGGTGCAACCGGATGAAATCTACAATCTCGCTGCTCAAAGCCACGTGAAAGTTTCATTCGATGTTCCGGAATACACAGCCGAGGCGGATGCTGTCGGTACGTTGCGCATGCTCGAAGCTGTACGCATTCTGGGATTGGAAAAGAAAACCCGCATCTATCAGGCTTCCACTTCCGAATTGTTCGGTAAGGTGCAGGAAGTTCCACAGAAAGAGACAACTCCGTTCTATCCCCGTTCTCCGTATGGGGTAGCCAAACAATATGGTTTCTGGATTACCAAGAATTATCGTGAAAGCTACGGTATGTTTGCCGTAAACGGTATTCTGTTCAACCACGAGAGCGAACGTCGCGGTGAGACTTTCGTTACCCGTAAAATTTCTCTGGCTGCCGCACGTATCGCGCAAGGCGAACAAGACAAACTGTATCTGGGTAATCTGGATGCACGCCGCGACTGGGGATATGCCAAAGATTACGTGGAATGCATGTGGCTGATTCTGCAGCATGACGTTCCGGAAGACTTCGTGATTGCTACCGGCGAGATGCACACCGTGCGCGAATTTGCGACATTGGCATTCAAAGAAGCCGGTATCGAACTTCGTTGGGAAGGTGAAGGCGTGAACGAGAAAGGTATTGACGTGGCTACCGGAAAGGCTTTGGTAGAAGTAGATCCTAAATATTTCCGCCCGTCGGAAGTCGAACAACTACTTGGTGACCCCACAAAAGCTAAGACTTTGCTGAACTGGAATCCGCGCAAGACTTCATTTGAAGAACTGGTAAGTATCATGGTACGCCACGATATGGAGAAAGTAAAACGAATGATTGCTACCAAACATTAA
- a CDS encoding dicarboxylate/amino acid:cation symporter — protein MKKIKIGLLARIIIAIILGIAIGTFFPAPLVRIFVTFNGIFSEFLNFSIPLIIIGLVTVAIADIGKGAGKMLLVTALIAYFATLFSGFLSYFTGVTVFPSLIEPGVPLEEVSEAKGILPYFSVSIPPLMNVMTALVLAFTLGLGLASLNSDALKNVARDFQAIIVRMISAVILPLLPLYIFGIFLNMTHSGQVYSILMVFIKIIGVIFILHIFLLVFQYSVAALFVHKNPFKLLGKMMPAYFTALGTQSSAATIPVTLEQTKKNGVSADIAGFVIPLCATIHLSGSTLKIVACALALMMMQGMPFDFPLFAGFIFMLGITMVAAPGVPGGAIMASLGILQSMLGFDESAQALMIALYIAMDSFGTACNVTGDGAIALIIDKMMGKTVLNNHAEK, from the coding sequence ATGAAGAAAATCAAAATCGGTTTATTAGCCCGCATTATTATCGCTATTATTCTAGGTATCGCCATCGGCACTTTTTTCCCGGCTCCTCTTGTCCGGATATTTGTAACATTCAACGGCATTTTCAGTGAATTTCTTAATTTCTCCATTCCGTTGATTATCATCGGATTGGTCACTGTGGCTATTGCCGACATCGGTAAAGGCGCAGGAAAGATGTTGCTCGTCACCGCTCTTATCGCTTATTTCGCCACCCTGTTCTCGGGGTTCCTCTCCTACTTCACCGGAGTCACGGTATTCCCGTCATTGATTGAACCTGGCGTGCCGCTTGAGGAAGTGAGCGAGGCAAAAGGCATTCTTCCTTATTTCTCCGTTTCCATTCCTCCATTGATGAATGTAATGACAGCTTTGGTTCTCGCTTTCACATTAGGATTGGGATTGGCTTCGCTGAACAGCGATGCTCTGAAAAACGTAGCACGGGATTTTCAGGCAATCATCGTCCGCATGATCAGTGCGGTAATTCTCCCCTTGCTTCCGCTTTATATCTTCGGTATTTTCTTGAATATGACTCATTCGGGACAGGTGTACTCCATTCTGATGGTATTTATCAAGATTATCGGAGTCATTTTCATTTTACATATCTTCCTGCTGGTCTTTCAGTATTCTGTCGCAGCGCTGTTTGTACACAAAAATCCGTTCAAACTATTGGGGAAGATGATGCCTGCCTATTTCACGGCATTGGGCACACAATCATCGGCTGCCACTATTCCCGTGACACTGGAACAGACGAAAAAGAATGGTGTTTCGGCGGATATAGCCGGTTTTGTGATTCCGTTGTGCGCCACAATCCATCTGTCGGGAAGTACACTGAAAATCGTAGCCTGTGCTCTGGCACTGATGATGATGCAGGGAATGCCGTTCGACTTCCCACTCTTTGCCGGTTTTATCTTCATGCTGGGAATCACGATGGTAGCCGCACCGGGAGTTCCGGGCGGAGCCATCATGGCGTCTTTGGGAATCCTGCAATCCATGTTGGGTTTCGATGAATCGGCACAGGCATTGATGATTGCTCTTTACATCGCCATGGATAGTTTCGGGACGGCCTGCAATGTGACCGGTGACGGGGCTATCGCACTGATTATCGACAAAATGATGGGAAAAACTGTGCTGAATAACCATGCTGAAAAATAA
- the gnd gene encoding decarboxylating NADP(+)-dependent phosphogluconate dehydrogenase: protein MANQNKTDIGLIGLAVMGENLALNMESKGWNVSVYNRTVPGVEEGVVDRFMNGRAKGKNIEGFTDIKDFVDSIATPRKIMMMVRAGSPVDELMEQLFPLLSPGDILIDGGNSNYEDTNRRVKLAESKGFLFVGSGVSGGEEGALNGASIMPGGSEKAWPEVKPILQSIAAKASDGTPCCQWVGPAGSGHFVKMIHNGIEYGDMQLIAEAYWVMKNLLDLNNEEMADVFSRWNEGKLRSYLIEITANILRHKDKTGGYLIDKILDAAGQKGTGKWSVINAMELGMPLGLIATAVFERSLSAQKELRHQASHQFPRQHTQPIYNKVELVKDIFSALYASKLVSYAQGFAVLQRASDTFGWQLDLASIARMWRGGCIIRSIFLNDIAAAFEATDKPKHLLMAPYFREEMKASLSGWKSLVAEAMKEELPVPAFSSALNYFYSLTSADLPANMLQAQRDYFGAHTFERKDELRGQFFHENWTGHGGDTKSGTYNV from the coding sequence ATGGCAAATCAGAATAAAACAGATATCGGACTTATAGGCTTGGCTGTAATGGGCGAGAATCTTGCTTTGAACATGGAGAGTAAAGGATGGAATGTATCGGTTTATAACCGTACCGTTCCGGGAGTTGAAGAAGGAGTGGTGGATCGTTTCATGAACGGACGTGCGAAGGGCAAAAACATTGAAGGATTCACAGATATAAAGGACTTTGTAGATTCAATCGCTACTCCCCGTAAAATAATGATGATGGTTCGTGCCGGGAGTCCGGTAGACGAATTGATGGAACAGCTTTTTCCTCTGCTTTCACCCGGAGATATTCTTATCGATGGAGGTAACTCCAATTACGAAGATACCAACCGTCGTGTCAAACTGGCCGAGTCGAAAGGTTTTCTTTTCGTCGGCAGCGGTGTGTCCGGTGGTGAAGAGGGAGCTTTGAACGGAGCGTCTATTATGCCCGGCGGCTCGGAAAAGGCATGGCCGGAAGTGAAGCCTATTCTTCAAAGCATTGCGGCGAAAGCGTCTGACGGCACTCCTTGTTGTCAGTGGGTAGGGCCGGCGGGATCCGGTCACTTTGTAAAGATGATCCATAACGGTATCGAATATGGTGATATGCAGTTGATTGCCGAAGCATATTGGGTGATGAAAAACCTGCTCGACTTGAATAATGAGGAGATGGCGGATGTCTTTTCCCGTTGGAATGAGGGCAAACTCCGCAGTTACCTCATCGAAATTACCGCCAACATCTTGCGTCATAAAGACAAGACCGGAGGTTATCTTATTGATAAGATTTTGGATGCGGCCGGACAGAAAGGAACCGGCAAATGGTCGGTTATCAACGCTATGGAACTCGGAATGCCGTTGGGACTGATTGCTACTGCGGTGTTTGAGCGCAGTCTTTCCGCACAAAAGGAATTACGCCATCAAGCTTCCCACCAATTTCCGCGTCAACATACACAACCTATATATAATAAGGTGGAGCTCGTGAAGGATATCTTCTCTGCCCTTTATGCTTCCAAACTCGTCTCATACGCTCAAGGATTTGCCGTGCTGCAACGTGCTTCCGATACATTCGGCTGGCAGCTCGATCTGGCTTCCATCGCCCGTATGTGGCGTGGCGGATGCATCATCCGCAGTATTTTCCTGAACGATATTGCCGCTGCCTTCGAAGCCACCGACAAGCCCAAACACTTGTTGATGGCTCCTTATTTCAGGGAAGAAATGAAGGCGTCACTCTCCGGATGGAAGAGCCTTGTAGCCGAAGCCATGAAAGAAGAACTTCCTGTTCCCGCTTTCTCTTCTGCCTTGAATTACTTCTATTCGCTTACTTCTGCCGATCTGCCCGCTAATATGCTGCAGGCACAGCGCGATTATTTCGGTGCGCACACCTTTGAGCGTAAAGACGAATTGCGCGGACAGTTCTTCCACGAAAATTGGACAGGACATGGCGGTGACACGAAATCGGGCACATATAATGTGTAA
- the zwf gene encoding glucose-6-phosphate dehydrogenase, with protein sequence MDKFAMIIFGASGDLTKRKLMPALYSLFREKRLTGDFHILGIGRTIYSDEDYRSYISGELRTFVKSEEQDAALMEAFISHLYYLPMDPAKEEGYAMLRQRLVELTNEVDPDNLLFYLATPPSLYGVVPLHLKAAGLNTPHSRIIVEKPFGYDLESARELNKIYASVFEEHQIYRIDHFLGKETAQNVLAFRFANGIFEPLWNRNYIDYVEITAVENLGIEQRGGFYETAGALRDMVQNHLIQLVALTAMEPPAIFNADNFRNEVVKVYESLTPLNEEDLNEHIVRGQYTSSGTKKGYREEKGVAPDSRTETYIAMKLGISNWRWSGVPFYIRTGKQMPTKVTEIVVHFRETPHQMFRCSGGNCPRANKLILRLQPNEGIVLKIGMKVPGAGFEVRQVTMDFSYAQLGGVPSGDAYARLIDDCIQGDPTLFTRSDAVEASWTFFDPVLRYWKENPDAPLYGYPVGTWGPLESEAMMHEHGADWTNPCKNLTNTDQYCEL encoded by the coding sequence ATGGATAAATTCGCAATGATAATTTTTGGCGCCTCAGGCGACCTTACCAAACGTAAGTTGATGCCTGCCCTTTACTCGCTCTTCCGTGAAAAACGGTTGACAGGTGATTTTCATATACTGGGTATCGGACGTACGATTTATTCTGATGAGGATTATCGCTCGTATATATCAGGTGAACTTCGGACTTTCGTGAAATCCGAAGAACAGGATGCGGCACTGATGGAGGCTTTCATCTCGCATCTGTATTACTTGCCCATGGATCCGGCAAAGGAAGAAGGATATGCCATGCTCCGCCAACGTCTGGTGGAGTTGACCAATGAGGTGGATCCGGATAATCTGCTGTTCTACCTTGCCACTCCGCCTTCACTTTACGGTGTTGTTCCCTTGCATCTGAAAGCTGCAGGACTGAATACTCCCCATTCGCGTATCATCGTTGAAAAACCTTTCGGTTACGACCTCGAATCGGCACGTGAATTGAATAAAATTTATGCTTCTGTTTTCGAAGAACATCAGATTTACCGTATTGATCATTTTCTCGGTAAAGAGACAGCGCAAAATGTGTTGGCTTTCCGTTTTGCCAATGGTATTTTCGAGCCTCTCTGGAACAGGAATTATATCGACTACGTAGAAATTACCGCTGTAGAGAATCTGGGAATCGAGCAACGTGGCGGATTCTACGAAACGGCGGGAGCTTTGCGGGATATGGTACAGAATCATCTGATTCAGCTTGTAGCTCTTACTGCTATGGAACCTCCTGCTATCTTCAATGCGGATAACTTCCGTAATGAGGTGGTGAAAGTATATGAGTCTCTGACACCGCTGAATGAAGAAGATTTGAATGAGCATATTGTGCGCGGGCAATATACCTCCTCCGGTACTAAAAAAGGATATCGTGAAGAGAAAGGGGTAGCTCCCGACTCGCGTACGGAAACATACATTGCCATGAAGCTTGGTATCAGTAACTGGCGTTGGAGCGGCGTCCCGTTTTATATCCGTACCGGCAAGCAAATGCCGACTAAAGTGACGGAAATCGTGGTTCATTTCCGCGAGACACCTCATCAGATGTTCCGTTGTTCAGGTGGCAATTGTCCACGTGCGAATAAATTGATTCTTCGTTTGCAACCGAATGAAGGAATTGTGCTCAAGATAGGCATGAAAGTGCCTGGTGCGGGCTTCGAAGTCCGTCAGGTGACAATGGATTTCAGTTATGCCCAGTTGGGTGGAGTGCCGAGTGGTGACGCTTACGCACGTCTGATAGACGATTGCATTCAGGGCGATCCGACTTTATTCACCCGGAGTGACGCCGTGGAGGCTTCATGGACATTCTTCGATCCGGTACTTCGCTATTGGAAAGAGAATCCCGACGCACCGCTTTACGGTTATCCGGTCGGTACGTGGGGACCTTTGGAAAGTGAAGCGATGATGCATGAGCACGGGGCTGACTGGACCAATCCTTGTAAGAATTTGACGAATACAGACCAATATTGTGAATTATGA
- the pgl gene encoding 6-phosphogluconolactonase, whose amino-acid sequence MKVTVFPSSIETSRGLILRLVEIMNNEPDRIFNIAVSGGSTPALMFDLWANEYMEITPWERMCIYWVDERCVPPDDSDSNYGMMRNLLLGMAPIPYENVFRIRGEVKPVKEAARYSELVKQQVPSKQGWPEFDIILLGAGDDGHTSSIFPGQEELLTSASVYVVSVNPRNGQKRIAMTGYPILNARHVIFLITGKGKADVVEEICKSGDVGPAAYVAHHAQNVELFMDEGAALYIGDRK is encoded by the coding sequence ATGAAAGTAACTGTTTTTCCCTCGTCCATTGAAACTTCACGTGGACTGATACTCCGTCTGGTGGAAATCATGAATAATGAACCGGACAGAATATTCAATATCGCAGTTAGCGGCGGCAGTACTCCTGCTCTAATGTTCGATTTGTGGGCGAACGAATATATGGAAATTACCCCCTGGGAGCGTATGTGTATTTATTGGGTAGACGAACGTTGTGTCCCCCCCGATGATTCGGACAGCAATTACGGAATGATGCGTAATCTACTTTTAGGAATGGCTCCCATTCCTTATGAGAATGTTTTTCGTATTCGTGGTGAAGTCAAACCGGTGAAAGAAGCGGCCCGTTATTCGGAATTGGTCAAGCAACAAGTACCGTCCAAGCAGGGATGGCCAGAGTTTGATATTATACTGTTGGGTGCAGGAGACGATGGTCATACTTCCTCCATTTTCCCCGGACAAGAAGAGTTGTTGACTTCCGCTTCTGTTTATGTAGTCAGTGTTAATCCCCGTAACGGGCAGAAGCGCATCGCAATGACCGGTTATCCGATATTGAATGCCCGTCACGTTATTTTCCTGATAACCGGAAAGGGTAAAGCTGATGTGGTAGAAGAAATCTGTAAGTCGGGAGATGTAGGGCCCGCAGCCTATGTAGCTCATCATGCGCAGAATGTGGAACTGTTTATGGATGAAGGAGCTGCGCTATACATTGGCGACCGTAAATAA
- a CDS encoding RNA polymerase sigma factor, translating into MSFEQALLEIYPWIFRVARRFCSSVQDAEDLAGDTVYKILQNQDKFDCSKPMKPWCIAVMQNTYITRYNRNSLIHFTGYDSVKENVTLDCTYESVLFNDLLLTIGRCAQKTCCIDSVMYYAEGYSYEEISEILNIPVGTVRSRISSGRKFLLHEIGY; encoded by the coding sequence ATGAGTTTTGAGCAGGCTTTATTAGAGATATATCCTTGGATATTCCGTGTTGCGAGAAGATTTTGCTCCTCTGTACAGGACGCTGAAGATTTAGCGGGTGATACAGTGTATAAGATACTTCAGAACCAAGATAAGTTTGATTGTTCTAAACCTATGAAACCTTGGTGTATTGCCGTTATGCAGAATACCTACATCACTCGTTATAATCGTAATTCTCTTATTCATTTCACTGGGTATGATTCTGTAAAGGAAAATGTAACACTTGATTGTACTTACGAATCTGTATTGTTTAATGATCTATTATTGACGATTGGCAGATGTGCGCAGAAGACGTGTTGTATTGACAGTGTGATGTACTATGCAGAAGGATATTCTTATGAAGAAATAAGCGAAATATTAAATATACCGGTTGGAACTGTAAGAAGCCGTATTTCTTCCGGCCGGAAGTTTCTGCTTCACGAAATTGGATATTAA
- a CDS encoding type II toxin-antitoxin system HicA family toxin: MKYNQFFAELTAAGCYILRHGANHDIWYSPKTGNKFALSRHGKQEVPTGMERKARKVLLGE, from the coding sequence ATGAAGTACAATCAGTTTTTTGCGGAACTTACCGCAGCAGGTTGTTACATTCTTAGGCATGGGGCTAATCATGATATTTGGTACAGCCCTAAGACAGGAAACAAATTTGCCCTGTCAAGGCACGGCAAACAAGAAGTACCTACCGGAATGGAACGTAAAGCAAGAAAGGTTCTTTTGGGGGAGTAA
- a CDS encoding type II toxin-antitoxin system HicB family antitoxin, protein MDMKVTVIMEKASDGYYSCFVEEDLPDFGLAGYGDTAEAAKEDMMKAYEEIKEMQVEEGKEVPELEFTYKYDMQSFFNYFSFLNVTKVAELAGINASLMRQYTSGVTVAGQKQYDKIRVAIERISKELSVATF, encoded by the coding sequence ATGGATATGAAAGTAACTGTGATCATGGAAAAAGCGAGCGATGGGTATTACTCATGCTTTGTCGAGGAAGATTTGCCCGACTTCGGGCTGGCTGGCTATGGAGATACGGCAGAAGCCGCCAAAGAGGATATGATGAAAGCGTATGAGGAAATAAAGGAGATGCAGGTAGAAGAAGGCAAGGAAGTGCCGGAATTGGAATTTACCTACAAATATGATATGCAATCCTTTTTCAACTATTTCTCATTTCTGAATGTTACTAAGGTTGCAGAGTTGGCGGGTATCAATGCTTCATTGATGCGACAATATACTTCCGGGGTTACAGTAGCCGGACAAAAACAATATGATAAGATACGGGTAGCAATAGAACGTATATCGAAAGAGCTGTCTGTTGCTACTTTTTAA
- a CDS encoding LytR/AlgR family response regulator transcription factor: protein MVLRCAIVDDEPLALGLLESYANKTPFLQLVGKYSSAVQAMKELPGEEVDLLFLDIQMPELNGLEFSKMVDSRTRIVFTTAFGQYAIDGYRVNALDYLLKPISYVDFLQAANKALQWFELVQKPEEIDSIFVKSDYKLVQVELKKIMYIEGLKDYIKIYTEDAPKPILSLMSMKAMEELLPSSRFIRVHRSFIVQKDKIRVIDRGRIVFDKTYIPISDSYKQVFQAFLDERS, encoded by the coding sequence ATGGTATTACGTTGTGCAATCGTAGATGATGAGCCTTTGGCTCTCGGCCTTTTGGAAAGTTATGCAAACAAAACCCCGTTTCTACAACTCGTAGGAAAATACTCCAGCGCTGTTCAGGCAATGAAAGAACTGCCTGGCGAGGAAGTTGACCTCTTGTTTCTGGATATCCAAATGCCCGAACTTAACGGACTGGAATTCTCAAAAATGGTGGATTCCCGTACCCGTATCGTATTCACTACCGCCTTTGGACAGTATGCCATCGATGGCTATCGTGTCAACGCACTTGACTATCTATTAAAGCCGATTTCATACGTTGATTTTCTACAGGCAGCCAACAAAGCGCTTCAATGGTTCGAACTGGTTCAGAAACCGGAGGAGATAGACAGTATTTTTGTAAAAAGTGACTACAAATTGGTACAAGTGGAATTAAAGAAAATCATGTATATCGAAGGATTAAAAGATTACATTAAAATCTATACGGAAGACGCTCCCAAGCCAATACTGTCCCTTATGAGTATGAAAGCGATGGAAGAACTTTTGCCTTCCAGTCGTTTTATACGTGTGCATCGCTCTTTCATCGTTCAAAAGGACAAGATACGTGTAATAGATCGTGGACGCATTGTTTTTGACAAAACATACATCCCCATCAGCGACAGTTACAAACAGGTTTTCCAAGCATTCCTTGATGAAAGGAGTTGA